CTCTTACTTTTTGGCTTGCCCCAGCGGTTCGCGACTGACCAATCAGCACCACCTAACGGTGTGCTTCTTGGGTCGCTATCGCATGGGAAGTATTAACCAATCAGCATCGCCCTTCGGACTTGCTTCTTGGATACTTCTCCAATAAGTAACAAAAAAGGCACACGCTGTTGAAGCGGACTCTAGCCTACGCTATAACGGACTGCACCGCTTAGTGGTTCGTGTTTATCCAATCATCTTCGCCCTTATGGGCTTGATTCTTGGAACACTATCACATGGCTCGTATTCACCAATCACCTACGGTTCTTGGATACGAGCGCAAAAAAGCGTGGAACGCAGACGATAGCTTACTACTAAAGGGATAAGGACGTAAAATATATTGATGATTGCGAATGCAATCATCACGTTCTCCATCTCGACTTTGCAAAAGCTGACATTGGCAAATCCATCGCCTTTGAAAAAGGATTTGAGTTGTGGCAGTAGATGATAGTCCTTTTTCAAGAGCGATGCAGTTTCTTTGTAACTTTCTTTGCTGACAAAGAAAGTTAAAGAGAAGGGAGAAGCAGTTTGCTGTGAAAAAGCAGGCTTTGCGATTTCAATACGCACCGAAAAAACTCAAAATCACCCCCCTCCCCTCTTTCATAGCCTATATATAGAAGAGAAAGGAGGGTCCCCTCATGCCACACATCTCTCGCCCTGTCATCTACATCAGCACGACCGGGCGACAGCTATCGCTTGCCGATGGTCAGCGCGTACTGTTCACGTATCCCATTGCGATCGGCAAGGCTATGACGCCGACACCGCTGGGAGATTTTTATATCGTGAGCCGCATCATGTATCCGGGTGGTATCCTCGGTACGCGGTGGCTCGGTCTTAACTACGATGCGTACGGCATCCACGGGACGAACCGCCCCGAGTCGATCGGACAGATGGCATCGAACGGTTGCATTCGCCTCCACAATCATCACGTGGAGGTACTGTTTGACTTAACGCCGTTTGGCACGCCTGTGTATATCCGCAGCTAAGTCGGCTATCCTATCTGCGACCTCTCCCACCTGCTGTCTGCGAGCTTGCCAGAAGCGAAGGATGATATCGCGCTCTCTATCCGTCAGCCA
The nucleotide sequence above comes from Selenomonadales bacterium. Encoded proteins:
- a CDS encoding L,D-transpeptidase, which translates into the protein MPHISRPVIYISTTGRQLSLADGQRVLFTYPIAIGKAMTPTPLGDFYIVSRIMYPGGILGTRWLGLNYDAYGIHGTNRPESIGQMASNGCIRLHNHHVEVLFDLTPFGTPVYIRS